In Janibacter alkaliphilus, the following proteins share a genomic window:
- a CDS encoding acyltransferase family protein translates to MTARQEAAAASSGARDARDQDEDGSGVARSSEEVAAAKTSRSGTALRGDIEGLRAIAVGTVLIYHVGITQMPGGFVGVDIFFVISGFLITSLLLRETIKTGTVSIADFYARRARRLLPAASVVLLFTGVAGWFVLPGAERATLGADVIAATFYVINWALALRSVDYLAEDAAPSALQHYWSLSVEEQYYVVWPLLIILGLVLARRTRISPKKLLFGILGVVALASLVYSVVHTVNDPATAYFYTTTRVWELAVGALLAFVVVRLRHLPRGAAEALAALGLVMIGYAAFFITESTPWPGSMALVPTLGAAAIIAAGCARQDTVVARGLSLRPMQWIGGLSYAIYLWHWPLIILAQAAWPEIRVRHLVLVGLGSIVLAWLTKHLVEDPIRFNPALSAKASRGLAFGGASMAVTAALGLVLHLAAPQLDEDAEVTGATALVADQQSEDWQVTSDPASVVTTSGEITPDPGLATQDVPLYYDDDCQIQPDDAQVDPSCTYGVEDGEQTIAMLGDSKMGQWFPAVESIAQREQWRLDLYLKSACSFSYDGVKDDCAEFGRNVVSHFEEVGAPDVVIVSQGSPESETRTAGMVEALSAVKEMGSEVVVLADNSTPTESKVYECVEENPDDYGACGYPAGEGREGRGTPALEAVAEEVGAPFVDLNEWICPPGLEQCPAVIGETLIYRQGSHVTASYVRSMTPMLHRALAEQGLTSTEVSQISVSDVP, encoded by the coding sequence TCCGAGGAGGTCGCCGCCGCGAAGACCTCGCGCAGCGGCACCGCGCTGCGCGGGGACATCGAGGGCCTGCGCGCCATCGCCGTCGGCACGGTGCTGATCTACCATGTCGGGATCACCCAGATGCCCGGCGGATTCGTCGGCGTCGACATCTTCTTCGTCATCTCCGGCTTCCTCATCACCTCGCTGCTGCTGCGCGAGACGATAAAGACCGGCACCGTCTCGATCGCCGACTTCTACGCCCGCCGTGCCCGGCGGCTGCTGCCGGCCGCCTCGGTGGTGCTGCTCTTCACCGGTGTCGCCGGCTGGTTCGTGCTGCCCGGCGCCGAGCGGGCCACCCTCGGCGCCGACGTCATCGCGGCCACCTTCTACGTCATCAACTGGGCGCTGGCGCTGCGCTCGGTGGACTACCTCGCCGAGGACGCCGCGCCCTCGGCCCTGCAGCACTACTGGTCGCTGTCGGTGGAGGAGCAGTACTACGTCGTCTGGCCGCTGCTGATCATCCTCGGCCTGGTGCTGGCCCGCCGCACGAGGATCTCGCCGAAGAAGCTGCTCTTCGGGATCCTCGGCGTCGTGGCGCTGGCCTCGCTGGTCTACTCGGTGGTGCACACCGTGAACGACCCGGCCACCGCGTACTTCTACACCACCACCCGGGTGTGGGAGCTGGCCGTCGGGGCGCTGCTCGCCTTCGTCGTGGTCCGGCTGCGGCACCTGCCGCGGGGGGCGGCCGAGGCGCTGGCCGCGCTCGGGCTGGTGATGATCGGCTACGCCGCCTTCTTCATCACCGAGTCCACCCCCTGGCCCGGCTCGATGGCCCTGGTGCCCACGCTCGGCGCCGCGGCGATCATCGCCGCCGGCTGCGCCCGCCAGGACACCGTCGTCGCCCGGGGTCTCAGCCTGCGCCCGATGCAGTGGATCGGCGGGCTGTCCTACGCGATCTATCTCTGGCACTGGCCGCTGATCATCCTCGCCCAGGCCGCCTGGCCGGAGATCCGGGTGCGTCACCTGGTGCTCGTCGGGCTCGGCTCGATCGTGCTCGCCTGGCTGACCAAGCACCTCGTGGAGGACCCGATCCGGTTCAACCCGGCGCTGTCGGCGAAGGCCTCCCGCGGGCTGGCCTTCGGCGGGGCGAGCATGGCGGTGACCGCCGCGCTCGGCCTGGTGCTGCACCTGGCCGCCCCGCAGCTCGACGAGGACGCCGAGGTCACCGGCGCGACCGCGCTGGTCGCCGACCAGCAGTCCGAGGACTGGCAGGTCACCAGCGACCCGGCGAGCGTGGTCACCACCAGCGGCGAGATCACCCCGGACCCCGGTCTGGCCACCCAGGACGTGCCGCTCTACTACGACGACGACTGCCAGATCCAGCCGGACGACGCCCAGGTCGACCCCTCGTGCACCTACGGGGTCGAGGACGGCGAGCAGACCATCGCCATGCTCGGCGACTCCAAGATGGGGCAGTGGTTCCCGGCCGTGGAGTCGATCGCGCAGCGCGAGCAGTGGCGGCTGGACCTCTACCTGAAGTCGGCGTGCTCGTTCTCCTACGACGGGGTCAAGGACGACTGCGCCGAGTTCGGCCGCAACGTCGTCAGCCACTTCGAGGAGGTCGGCGCCCCGGACGTCGTCATCGTCTCCCAGGGCTCGCCGGAGAGCGAGACCCGCACCGCCGGGATGGTCGAGGCGCTGTCCGCGGTGAAGGAGATGGGCAGCGAGGTCGTCGTGCTCGCCGACAACTCCACCCCGACCGAGTCGAAGGTCTACGAGTGCGTCGAGGAGAACCCCGACGACTACGGCGCCTGCGGCTACCCGGCCGGCGAGGGCCGCGAGGGTCGGGGCACCCCGGCGCTGGAGGCGGTCGCCGAGGAGGTCGGTGCCCCCTTCGTCGACCTCAACGAGTGGATCTGCCCGCCCGGGCTGGAGCAGTGCCCGGCGGTGATCGGGGAGACCCTCATCTACCGGCAGGGCAGCCACGTCACCGCGAGCTATGTGCGCTCGATGACCCCGATGCTGCACCGGGCCCTGGCCGAGCAGGGGCTGACCAGCACCGAGGTCTCCCAGATCAGCGTCTCCGACGTGCCCTGA
- a CDS encoding glycosyltransferase — protein sequence MGSIDKTTAKAQGKRAALALARRVPLDPVATLPGQGGATGLRAVLTQARLLILNARRYDQGIRLLNRLPERALGPTGHGLLAWAYMSSGRTDLAEPHARAVVAAGDQADAEALSMAMAIAQRSWIHDLRTSTHRLVHRTTPRTTRDAERLIGWFVSEDLNDARAFTANAATWTVPFNRDGLELIEAETEIRSGEDQATQLATADRIGRRSPIGFRAASRVMGDHKDWDRLRELYRDASPELVDAVPTKTSSSLANRAARAGWLDTAQTISGRIIETRKHKGARATHAQVSDQIHIARTGWPIDEARPAAYEPRPRAVLSVLAQSLPHRSGGYATRSHGILTGLQGLGWDMLAATRLGFPYDFWSAGDKRTVPDRDVVDGMPYVRLLEPGEREYRTTPMSDYIDRFASRLAEVATEHRAGLIHASSFQNNGLAGLRAARRLGIPFVYEMRGLEDLMKISRNPDFGRTDAYRYMTGLELHIVQQADLTFVITEALREEMIRRGGPADRIAVLPNGVHTSQFEPREPDTELIAELGLEGKMIIGYAGSLVDYEGLDLLLQAAAELKAERDDFAVIIVGDGHHEGFLHRVARDLDVLDVVTFTGRVPHDQVARYLSIFQVTPFPRLPLPVCELISPIKPFESMAMGKACITSSVAALTEIVAPDERGLVFEKGSATDLAATIRTYLDDPALRERMGRQAREWVLAERDWSDVTRIADEAYHRLLD from the coding sequence GTGGGCAGCATCGACAAGACCACCGCCAAGGCCCAGGGCAAGCGCGCCGCGCTGGCCCTCGCCCGACGGGTCCCCCTGGACCCGGTGGCGACCCTGCCGGGTCAGGGCGGAGCGACCGGCCTGCGGGCCGTCCTCACCCAGGCCCGGCTGCTCATCCTCAACGCGCGGCGCTACGACCAGGGCATCCGGCTGCTGAACCGGCTGCCCGAGCGCGCGCTCGGCCCGACCGGGCACGGACTGCTCGCCTGGGCGTACATGTCCTCCGGGCGCACCGACCTTGCCGAGCCGCACGCCCGCGCGGTCGTGGCCGCCGGCGACCAGGCCGACGCCGAGGCGCTGAGCATGGCCATGGCCATCGCCCAGCGCTCCTGGATCCACGACCTGCGCACCTCCACGCACCGGCTGGTGCACCGCACCACGCCGCGCACCACCCGGGACGCCGAGCGGCTCATCGGCTGGTTCGTCTCCGAGGACCTCAACGACGCCCGCGCCTTCACCGCCAACGCCGCCACCTGGACCGTCCCCTTCAACCGGGACGGGCTGGAGCTCATCGAGGCCGAGACCGAGATCCGCTCCGGCGAGGACCAGGCCACCCAGCTGGCCACGGCCGACCGGATCGGGCGCCGCAGCCCGATCGGCTTCCGCGCCGCCTCCCGGGTGATGGGCGACCACAAGGACTGGGACCGGCTGCGCGAGCTCTACCGCGACGCCTCCCCCGAGCTCGTCGACGCGGTCCCGACGAAGACCTCCTCCTCGCTGGCGAACCGGGCCGCCCGGGCCGGCTGGCTGGACACCGCGCAGACGATCAGCGGCCGGATCATCGAGACCCGCAAGCACAAGGGCGCCCGGGCCACCCACGCCCAGGTCTCCGACCAGATCCACATCGCCCGCACCGGCTGGCCTATCGACGAGGCCCGGCCGGCCGCCTACGAGCCGCGGCCGCGGGCGGTGCTCTCGGTGCTGGCGCAGTCGCTGCCGCACCGCAGCGGCGGCTACGCCACCCGCAGCCACGGCATCCTCACCGGCCTGCAGGGCCTGGGCTGGGACATGCTCGCGGCGACCCGGCTGGGCTTCCCCTACGACTTCTGGTCGGCCGGCGACAAGCGCACCGTGCCGGACCGCGACGTCGTCGACGGGATGCCCTACGTGCGGCTGCTGGAGCCCGGCGAGCGGGAGTACCGCACCACCCCGATGTCGGACTACATCGACCGCTTCGCCAGCCGGCTCGCCGAGGTGGCCACCGAGCACCGGGCCGGCCTCATCCACGCCAGCAGCTTCCAGAACAACGGGCTGGCCGGGCTGCGGGCGGCCCGCCGCCTGGGGATCCCCTTCGTCTACGAGATGCGCGGTCTCGAGGACCTCATGAAGATCTCGCGCAACCCGGACTTCGGCCGCACCGACGCCTACCGCTACATGACCGGGCTGGAGCTGCACATCGTGCAGCAGGCCGACCTCACCTTCGTCATCACCGAGGCGCTGCGCGAGGAGATGATCCGCCGCGGCGGCCCGGCCGACCGGATCGCCGTGCTGCCGAACGGGGTGCACACCAGCCAGTTCGAGCCGCGGGAGCCGGACACCGAGCTCATCGCCGAGCTCGGCCTCGAGGGCAAGATGATCATCGGCTACGCCGGCAGCCTCGTCGACTACGAGGGCCTGGACCTGCTGCTGCAGGCGGCCGCCGAGCTCAAGGCGGAGCGCGACGACTTCGCCGTCATCATCGTCGGCGACGGCCACCACGAGGGCTTCCTGCACCGGGTGGCCCGCGACCTCGACGTGCTCGACGTGGTCACCTTCACCGGCCGGGTGCCGCACGACCAGGTGGCTCGCTACCTCTCGATCTTCCAGGTCACCCCCTTCCCGCGGCTGCCGCTGCCGGTCTGCGAGCTGATCAGCCCGATCAAGCCCTTCGAGTCGATGGCGATGGGCAAGGCGTGCATCACCAGCTCGGTGGCCGCCCTCACCGAGATCGTCGCCCCTGACGAGCGCGGGCTGGTCTTCGAGAAGGGCAGCGCCACCGACCTGGCGGCGACGATCCGCACCTACCTCGACGACCCGGCGCTGCGCGAGCGGATGGGTCGCCAGGCCCGCGAGTGGGTGCTCGCCGAGCGCGACTGGAGCGACGTCACCCGGATCGCCGACGAGGCCTACCACCGGCTGCTGGACTGA